In one window of Bradyrhizobium sp. AZCC 1721 DNA:
- a CDS encoding IS110 family transposase, translating into MEYYAGIDASLECSSVCVVDASGKIVREAKVASEPQTLIAWFGSLGFGLERIGLEAGPLSQWLFAAMKAAGLAVELLETRHVRKAFEAMPVKSDRNDARGIAQLMRLGWFRPVHCKSMSAQETRSLLTARKLVQLKLLDVENSLRGILRGFGLKVGKTSRQGFAGRIEELVAGHPHLQMIAKALLAVRAVLRTEFATFEKQARRMARSDKQARLLTSVPAVGPIVALTYASAIDDPTRFKSSKQTGAHFGLTPKKHQSGETDYTGRISKLGDASVRTALYEAAHVMLTNSVKGCSQLKSWAMRIKNRAGMSKAKVALARRLAVIMHRMLADGTPFNAAAAAA; encoded by the coding sequence ATGGAGTATTATGCAGGAATCGACGCGTCATTGGAATGCTCGAGCGTGTGCGTTGTCGACGCTAGTGGCAAGATCGTGCGCGAGGCCAAAGTGGCGAGCGAGCCGCAAACCCTGATCGCCTGGTTCGGTTCGCTGGGCTTCGGCCTGGAACGGATCGGCCTGGAGGCCGGACCCTTGTCGCAATGGCTGTTTGCAGCAATGAAGGCAGCCGGCCTTGCCGTGGAACTGCTGGAGACGCGGCACGTGCGGAAGGCGTTCGAGGCGATGCCGGTCAAGTCGGACCGCAACGATGCCCGCGGCATCGCGCAACTGATGCGGCTGGGCTGGTTCCGGCCGGTGCATTGCAAATCGATGAGTGCGCAAGAGACTCGATCGTTGCTGACGGCACGCAAGCTGGTGCAATTGAAGCTTCTCGACGTAGAGAACAGTCTGCGCGGGATCCTGCGCGGTTTTGGCTTAAAGGTTGGCAAAACGAGCAGGCAGGGGTTCGCGGGACGGATCGAGGAACTCGTGGCGGGCCACCCGCACCTGCAGATGATCGCCAAGGCGCTGCTCGCGGTTCGAGCGGTGCTGCGGACCGAGTTCGCAACTTTCGAGAAGCAGGCCCGCAGGATGGCGCGATCCGACAAACAGGCGCGGCTGCTGACGTCAGTCCCGGCGGTCGGCCCCATCGTGGCGCTGACCTATGCCAGCGCGATCGACGATCCAACCCGATTCAAATCGTCAAAGCAGACAGGAGCCCATTTCGGGCTAACTCCCAAGAAGCATCAATCCGGCGAGACCGATTACACCGGCCGGATCAGCAAGCTCGGTGACGCCTCGGTGCGCACGGCGCTCTACGAGGCCGCCCACGTCATGCTGACCAATTCGGTCAAAGGCTGTTCGCAACTAAAGAGCTGGGCCATGCGGATCAAAAATCGTGCCGGCATGAGCAAAGCCAAGGTGGCGCTGGCGCGCCGGCTCGCGGTGATCATGCATCGCATGCTCGCCGACGGAACCCCTTTTAACGCCGCTGCTGCGGCAGCCTGA
- a CDS encoding pyrroloquinoline quinone-dependent dehydrogenase, translating to MRNPVCLFALIVAIFCAGNPLPACAWEHWGGDRGGSRFSPLKQITPDNVGSLVRAWEFRTGDLDRRPVEAMKRTKFQATPLLVEDSLIFCSPFNEVIALDPGSGAPKWRYDPGISTAQRPANRYTCRGVAYWLDERAAETAACRARIFMGTNDVRLIALDARTGVPCADFGNNGEIKFALGPLEWPGEFQITSAPVIISDTVIVGSAIADNRRVEAPPGTVHAFDARTGQPRWSFDPLVHDGIIAGHANVWAPMSVDEERGLVFLPTSSPSPDFWGGKRPGNNDYANSVVALRAETGERVWSFQTVHHDVWDFDLPAQPTLARIDTGEGLRDVVIQPTKQGFVFVLDRDTGEPVWPVEERAVPQGGAEGEQLSPTQPFPTHVPALLPQQISADDVFGLIPFWDSGACRAQVASARNEGLYTPPSTQGTVVFPMTGGGVNWGGVAFDPVSQILYANTTRAIHIIKLLPRAAMADGFKPPPGHDFGRQQGTPFAMTRAVALSPLGLLCNKPPWGEMVAVDLKAGKILWRSRVGTTEDRAPLGIAFPFGTPLVSGVAITAGGLVFTGAMDAYLRAFDARSGRELWQGRLPVPGVANPMTYMWKGEQYVAIGAGGHSESGTTIGDSVVAFRLARPGEASSLWSRTIDRPGGRFMSGAIAVGLAIVVMAIVLWRWRRSRVVKV from the coding sequence ATGCGAAATCCGGTTTGTCTGTTCGCTTTGATCGTTGCTATCTTCTGCGCGGGTAATCCGCTTCCTGCTTGCGCCTGGGAGCATTGGGGCGGCGATCGCGGCGGATCGCGGTTTTCGCCGCTCAAGCAGATCACGCCCGACAATGTCGGCAGTCTCGTTCGCGCCTGGGAGTTTCGCACCGGCGACCTCGATCGCCGGCCGGTCGAGGCGATGAAGCGGACCAAGTTTCAGGCCACGCCGCTGCTTGTCGAGGACAGCCTGATCTTCTGCTCGCCTTTCAACGAGGTCATCGCGCTCGACCCCGGCAGTGGTGCGCCGAAGTGGCGATATGATCCTGGTATCTCGACAGCTCAACGCCCGGCCAACCGCTACACTTGCCGTGGCGTTGCCTATTGGCTCGACGAGCGCGCCGCTGAGACTGCCGCCTGCCGCGCACGGATATTCATGGGCACCAACGACGTGCGCCTGATCGCGCTCGACGCCAGGACCGGCGTTCCCTGCGCCGATTTCGGCAACAATGGCGAGATCAAGTTCGCACTCGGTCCATTGGAGTGGCCCGGCGAATTCCAGATCACGTCGGCGCCCGTCATTATCAGCGACACCGTCATCGTCGGCTCCGCAATTGCAGATAATCGCCGCGTCGAAGCGCCGCCGGGCACGGTGCACGCTTTCGATGCGCGAACCGGGCAGCCGCGCTGGAGCTTCGATCCGCTGGTGCATGATGGCATCATTGCCGGCCACGCCAATGTCTGGGCGCCGATGTCGGTGGACGAGGAGCGCGGCCTGGTATTCTTGCCCACGTCCTCGCCGAGCCCGGATTTCTGGGGCGGCAAGCGGCCCGGCAACAACGACTACGCCAATTCGGTGGTGGCGCTGCGCGCGGAGACCGGCGAGCGGGTGTGGTCGTTTCAGACAGTGCATCACGACGTCTGGGATTTCGACCTGCCGGCGCAGCCGACGTTGGCGCGCATCGACACCGGTGAAGGCCTGCGCGACGTCGTGATCCAGCCCACCAAACAAGGTTTCGTGTTCGTGCTCGACCGCGATACCGGCGAGCCGGTGTGGCCGGTGGAGGAACGCGCGGTGCCGCAGGGCGGTGCCGAAGGCGAGCAGCTCTCGCCGACGCAGCCGTTTCCGACCCACGTCCCGGCGCTGCTGCCGCAACAGATCTCGGCCGACGACGTGTTCGGCCTGATTCCGTTCTGGGACAGCGGAGCCTGCCGCGCGCAGGTCGCCTCTGCCCGCAACGAAGGCCTCTACACGCCGCCGTCCACGCAGGGCACCGTGGTGTTTCCAATGACCGGCGGCGGCGTGAACTGGGGCGGCGTCGCATTCGATCCGGTCAGCCAGATCCTTTACGCCAATACGACGCGGGCGATTCACATTATCAAATTGCTTCCACGTGCCGCTATGGCCGATGGCTTCAAGCCGCCGCCCGGTCACGACTTCGGACGGCAACAGGGCACGCCGTTTGCGATGACGCGGGCGGTTGCACTGTCGCCGCTCGGGCTGTTGTGCAACAAGCCGCCCTGGGGCGAGATGGTCGCGGTCGATCTGAAGGCCGGCAAGATTCTCTGGCGATCGAGGGTAGGCACTACGGAAGATCGTGCGCCGCTCGGCATCGCTTTTCCCTTCGGCACGCCGCTCGTCAGCGGCGTCGCGATCACCGCCGGCGGCCTCGTCTTCACCGGCGCGATGGATGCTTATTTGCGCGCCTTCGACGCCCGATCGGGGCGGGAGCTGTGGCAGGGCCGGTTGCCGGTGCCGGGCGTCGCCAATCCCATGACCTACATGTGGAAGGGCGAGCAATATGTCGCGATCGGCGCCGGCGGTCATTCCGAGTCCGGCACCACGATCGGCGACAGCGTGGTGGCGTTCCGCCTGGCGCGGCCGGGCGAGGCGTCCTCGCTGTGGTCGCGCACCATCGACCGGCCCGGTGGGCGATTTATGAGCGGGGCGATTGCGGTCGGGTTGGCGATCGTGGTGATGGCGATCGTGCTTTGGCGCTGGCGGCGGAGCAGGGTGGTCAAGGTGTAG
- a CDS encoding FecR family protein, with product MRAIAHASRTLAAMFFLATAPAAYAADGGEWTVSKSSGEVWLTGSGVQQASIKQEDAVKPGDTVRTGRTGRVLLKRGEEMIMVGPNSVVGVPAQKKEGLSTTIVQRAGSILLDVEKRNVKHFEVETPYLAAVVKGTQFRVTVNAGKTTVDVIRGQVEVADFKSGQIAQVMAGQHATAFANGKTGLSLGGAGVLAPIEHGKPRAPTIERVPVPRGGLSAPRHAANGQSKHANAHPARHGVTRISSSIGEVRVNFHRVTNGLAHGGSASVGAARGASEPNTVWSSSTPGTDMAAANNGQGDNGNGSAASAAGRANASAVAAVAGGNSISGNGNSGNGNGNGNGNGNGGSENAANGNGNGANGSGRGNSGHGRGR from the coding sequence ATGCGTGCGATCGCTCACGCCTCGAGAACACTCGCGGCGATGTTCTTCCTGGCGACGGCTCCCGCCGCTTACGCGGCCGATGGCGGCGAGTGGACGGTCAGCAAATCCTCCGGTGAGGTCTGGCTCACCGGCAGCGGCGTGCAGCAGGCATCGATCAAGCAGGAAGACGCGGTGAAGCCGGGCGATACGGTTCGCACCGGCCGCACCGGTCGCGTTCTGTTGAAGCGCGGCGAGGAAATGATCATGGTTGGGCCGAATTCCGTGGTCGGCGTTCCCGCCCAGAAGAAGGAAGGGCTGTCGACAACGATCGTGCAGCGGGCCGGCTCGATCCTGCTCGACGTCGAAAAACGCAACGTCAAGCACTTCGAGGTCGAAACGCCCTACCTCGCCGCCGTGGTGAAGGGCACGCAATTCCGCGTCACCGTCAACGCCGGCAAGACCACCGTCGATGTGATCCGCGGTCAGGTCGAAGTCGCCGACTTCAAGTCGGGCCAGATCGCGCAAGTGATGGCCGGGCAGCACGCGACCGCGTTCGCGAACGGCAAGACCGGACTGTCGCTGGGCGGAGCCGGCGTCCTCGCTCCGATTGAGCACGGCAAGCCGCGCGCACCTACCATCGAGCGCGTGCCGGTGCCGCGCGGCGGCCTCTCCGCGCCACGCCATGCAGCCAACGGACAAAGCAAGCATGCGAACGCCCATCCCGCGAGGCATGGCGTCACTCGCATCTCCTCGTCGATCGGCGAAGTTCGGGTGAACTTCCATCGCGTTACCAACGGTCTCGCCCACGGCGGTTCGGCTTCGGTCGGCGCGGCGCGGGGCGCCTCCGAACCCAATACGGTCTGGAGTTCATCAACTCCCGGCACGGACATGGCCGCCGCCAACAATGGTCAGGGAGATAATGGCAACGGATCCGCCGCCAGTGCCGCCGGTCGAGCAAATGCAAGCGCGGTAGCGGCTGTCGCCGGGGGCAACAGCATTAGCGGCAATGGCAACAGCGGCAATGGTAACGGCAATGGCAATGGCAATGGCAATGGCGGCAGCGAAAATGCCGCCAACGGGAATGGCAACGGAGCCAACGGCAGTGGCCGTGGCAACAGTGGACACGGAAGAGGCCGCTAA
- a CDS encoding PaaI family thioesterase, with product MQQQPQAGEFGIAEATRVLGEVFAPWVMDLNLSIERFDSAPPGDAADWQPGAILRLPFSERLCRNGGTVSGQALMAFADTAMVIANLAANRGYRAMTTVDQTTHFMRAVSASDVLADARVVRLGRTMSFGRVTLLSATDNKPVAMVSSAFALL from the coding sequence ATGCAACAACAGCCACAAGCGGGCGAATTCGGCATCGCGGAAGCAACGCGCGTGCTCGGCGAGGTCTTTGCGCCATGGGTGATGGATCTCAACCTGTCGATCGAGCGCTTTGACTCTGCTCCGCCCGGCGATGCCGCCGACTGGCAGCCGGGCGCGATCCTGCGCCTGCCGTTCTCGGAGCGGCTGTGCCGCAATGGCGGCACGGTCTCGGGCCAGGCGCTGATGGCATTCGCCGATACCGCGATGGTGATCGCCAACCTCGCCGCCAACCGCGGCTACCGCGCGATGACAACGGTCGACCAGACCACGCATTTCATGCGCGCGGTCTCTGCCTCCGACGTGTTGGCCGATGCGCGCGTGGTCCGCCTCGGGCGCACCATGAGCTTCGGCCGGGTCACGCTGCTTTCTGCGACCGATAACAAGCCGGTGGCGATGGTCTCGAGCGCGTTCGCGTTGCTTTAG
- a CDS encoding IS4 family transposase, with the protein MVAGKDVCLRRLSKGDRALEVRFNRFLRNPKVTTEQIIESWGESTVAAVEGRHVLAIQDTSEINFHPTARRRRGLGETAKGNVHGVLLHPLLAVDADDGTCLGLLSGQAWTRKGRRTVSHDRRDLSDKESQRWISTALAAKPLLAGAAMVTVIGDRESDIFALYASAAEEHFHVIVRSMHDRKLADDTSLYAAIERIAVTDRRAVWLPARVQRPERVANLELRFGVIELARPQTKFLRHLPKSLPLYVVDVREPNPEAGVEPLHWRLLTTHPVTSKEEAWRIVEWYKRRWLIEQFFRVLKTQGFKLEDSQIGSAERLLKLVAIAAKAAVITVQLLHARDGRGKQPASLAFNADEVAALTALNAQLEAKTIRLSNPHPSDSLAWAAWIIGRLGGWDGYPSSKPPGPITFKHGLEYFHAGWSLRNVCMP; encoded by the coding sequence ATGGTCGCGGGCAAAGATGTGTGTTTGCGGCGACTTTCGAAGGGCGATCGGGCGCTCGAGGTGCGGTTCAACCGCTTCCTGCGCAATCCCAAGGTGACAACGGAGCAGATCATCGAAAGCTGGGGTGAAAGCACAGTCGCAGCGGTCGAAGGCCGCCACGTATTGGCGATCCAGGACACCAGCGAGATCAACTTCCATCCCACGGCGCGGCGCCGCCGCGGTCTCGGAGAGACCGCCAAGGGCAACGTCCACGGCGTGCTACTCCATCCCCTGCTGGCAGTGGATGCCGACGACGGCACCTGCCTTGGCCTGTTGAGCGGCCAGGCGTGGACGCGCAAGGGCCGCCGCACCGTCTCACACGACCGGCGCGACTTGTCGGACAAGGAATCGCAGCGCTGGATCAGCACCGCCCTTGCAGCCAAGCCGTTGCTGGCCGGCGCTGCCATGGTCACCGTGATTGGCGATCGCGAGAGCGACATCTTCGCGCTTTATGCGAGCGCGGCTGAGGAACACTTCCATGTGATCGTCCGCAGCATGCATGATCGCAAGCTCGCGGACGACACCAGTTTGTACGCAGCCATTGAGCGCATAGCTGTGACAGACCGGCGTGCCGTCTGGCTGCCCGCGCGAGTGCAACGGCCGGAGCGTGTCGCAAATCTCGAACTGCGCTTTGGTGTGATCGAACTGGCTCGACCGCAGACCAAGTTCCTGCGCCATCTGCCTAAGAGCTTGCCGCTATATGTGGTCGACGTCCGTGAACCCAATCCCGAAGCTGGCGTCGAGCCCCTTCATTGGCGGCTTCTCACCACCCACCCGGTAACCAGCAAAGAAGAGGCCTGGCGCATCGTCGAATGGTACAAGCGGCGCTGGCTGATCGAACAGTTCTTCCGCGTCCTCAAGACGCAAGGCTTCAAACTCGAAGACAGTCAGATCGGCTCAGCCGAGCGTCTCCTCAAGCTGGTCGCCATCGCCGCCAAGGCGGCGGTCATCACCGTCCAACTCTTGCACGCGCGCGATGGCCGCGGCAAGCAACCCGCCAGCCTCGCCTTCAATGCCGATGAAGTTGCGGCGCTCACTGCCCTTAACGCACAGCTTGAGGCCAAAACCATACGCCTGAGCAACCCGCATCCATCCGATAGCCTTGCCTGGGCTGCCTGGATCATCGGTCGGCTCGGCGGCTGGGACGGCTACCCGTCATCCAAACCGCCCGGTCCAATTACCTTCAAACACGGCCTGGAATACTTCCACGCCGGATGGAGCCTCAGAAATGTGTGCATGCCCTAG
- a CDS encoding ShlB/FhaC/HecB family hemolysin secretion/activation protein, with protein sequence MIGLGLWTSLACLPAQAQQAHQPGYDPRQTEKRFEDQQSSQGANGRPRLPSPPFAGTEGQGDTKPLFVLRHVSISGAVAIPQNRLVTTYQPYIGKKVSQADLAAMASAVSEIYRAAGFHLSRAIIPPQDVQSGELRIQVVEGSIAELTLKGDGADEFGVRPMLDAVLAERPSRLATLERQLLLINGRPGVRIIDTAIDEIGTTSGHFRLILSVKTWHVFTSFGIDNLGSSSVGPWQSYGTAAFNSYLAPGDSLVFNLSTTPGDPRQLAFGRLSYEVPVGTDGARIGTSGYYSEVWPGDYRRLYSDNIKTYSFEIRGSIAPLQSQKSSLTLTAAAGFTNATENDVFGPIYADRIRTASLTSDYRLQDHFGGTNYLTVNYRQGLDILGASHRDDDYLSRVGASGTFSALNFWFTRYQTLTGAWSVKLAAAGQAASGPLFTSQQFYLGGIAFGRGYGSAEISGDNGFAGSLELRFDQKTNLQYLSGYQLYGFVDSGVAWNDGYQLSDGLSLTSAGGGVRFFLAEGLQADIGAAAPLSYRAPDNPTRGARVLFSLTSALKLCPVRATTRCL encoded by the coding sequence ATGATTGGCCTCGGGCTGTGGACTTCGCTCGCCTGTTTGCCGGCGCAAGCGCAGCAAGCGCATCAGCCCGGTTACGATCCGCGGCAGACTGAAAAGCGTTTCGAGGACCAGCAATCGAGCCAGGGCGCGAACGGGCGACCTCGATTGCCGTCGCCGCCATTCGCCGGGACGGAGGGGCAGGGAGACACCAAGCCGCTGTTCGTGCTTCGGCACGTCTCGATCAGCGGCGCCGTCGCGATACCGCAGAACCGGCTGGTGACGACGTATCAACCTTACATTGGGAAAAAGGTGTCGCAGGCCGATTTGGCGGCGATGGCGAGCGCGGTCAGCGAAATCTATCGCGCCGCCGGCTTTCACCTCAGCCGGGCGATCATCCCGCCGCAGGATGTCCAGAGCGGCGAGCTTCGCATTCAGGTCGTCGAAGGCAGCATCGCGGAGCTGACGCTGAAGGGGGACGGCGCCGACGAATTCGGCGTCCGGCCTATGCTCGATGCCGTATTGGCCGAGCGGCCCTCGCGGCTTGCAACGCTCGAACGGCAATTGTTGCTGATCAATGGCCGCCCAGGCGTGCGCATCATTGACACGGCAATCGATGAGATCGGCACGACAAGCGGCCATTTCCGCCTGATCCTGTCCGTGAAAACCTGGCACGTCTTCACCTCGTTCGGTATCGACAATCTCGGATCGTCGTCGGTGGGGCCATGGCAAAGCTATGGGACAGCCGCGTTCAATTCCTATCTGGCGCCCGGCGATTCGCTGGTGTTCAACCTTTCGACCACGCCGGGCGATCCCAGGCAGCTCGCATTCGGCCGTCTGTCCTACGAAGTGCCCGTCGGCACTGACGGTGCGCGTATCGGTACATCCGGCTATTACAGCGAAGTCTGGCCCGGTGATTACCGCCGTCTCTACAGCGACAACATCAAGACCTATTCGTTCGAAATTCGCGGCAGCATCGCTCCGTTGCAGTCGCAGAAGTCCAGCCTGACGCTGACCGCGGCTGCCGGATTCACCAATGCCACTGAAAACGATGTGTTCGGCCCGATCTATGCCGACCGCATCCGCACCGCGAGCCTCACGTCGGATTACCGCCTGCAGGACCATTTCGGCGGCACCAATTATCTGACGGTGAACTATCGCCAGGGCCTCGACATTCTCGGCGCCTCGCACCGCGACGACGACTACCTGTCGCGCGTCGGCGCGTCCGGCACATTCTCGGCGCTGAATTTCTGGTTCACGCGCTATCAGACGCTGACGGGTGCATGGTCGGTGAAGCTCGCTGCCGCCGGCCAGGCGGCGTCCGGCCCGCTCTTCACTTCGCAGCAATTCTATCTCGGCGGCATTGCGTTCGGCCGCGGCTATGGCAGCGCCGAGATCAGCGGCGACAACGGTTTCGCGGGCTCGCTCGAACTGCGCTTCGACCAGAAGACGAACCTGCAATATCTGAGCGGCTACCAGCTCTACGGCTTCGTCGACAGCGGTGTCGCCTGGAATGACGGCTACCAGCTCAGCGACGGCCTTTCGCTGACCTCCGCCGGTGGCGGCGTTCGCTTCTTCCTCGCCGAAGGCCTGCAGGCCGATATCGGCGCCGCCGCGCCGCTCAGCTATCGCGCGCCTGATAATCCCACCCGCGGCGCGCGCGTGCTGTTCTCGCTGACCAGCGCGCTGAAGCTCTGCCCGGTCCGGGCGACGACCCGGTGTCTGTAG
- a CDS encoding PilZ domain-containing protein, producing MARDRKDLGARKFVRVDLRKPGFLIPAPDAPWIECYILDISENGACLDVGDLAVPKVFGLSLTSGGEVRRVCTLIWRRGELVGVRFVSARELRNGVALPGEPDAASRKAHA from the coding sequence ATGGCGAGAGACCGCAAAGACCTTGGTGCCCGCAAGTTCGTTCGGGTCGACTTGCGCAAGCCGGGATTCCTGATTCCGGCGCCGGATGCGCCATGGATCGAGTGCTACATCCTCGACATTTCCGAGAACGGCGCCTGCCTGGATGTGGGCGACCTCGCGGTTCCCAAGGTGTTCGGCCTTTCTCTAACGTCGGGCGGCGAGGTGCGCAGGGTATGCACGCTGATCTGGCGCAGGGGCGAATTGGTCGGCGTCCGCTTCGTCTCCGCCCGGGAGCTGCGCAACGGCGTGGCGCTGCCAGGTGAACCCGATGCCGCTTCCCGGAAGGCCCACGCCTAA
- a CDS encoding caspase family protein, translating to MFRHALLKLMIPAAVLLGAHSASAESRLALVIGQSAYRSVPALPNPANDAKAVTQLLTDSGFEVSTAADLSQNQMREVVSEFAGKVAAKGADTVALVFYAGHGLQIDGENFLVPVDIDPKREADIPIQAVRLNDILNTLTSVPSRMRILMLDACRNNPFPDLKTAGSGLALVDAKVGAPGTFLSFSTSPGAVAEDGSGSNSPYTTALLVAGKEQGIPIEETFKRVRLAVNKVTDGRQTPWDSSSLTEDFRFSGASVAGSKPAAAPKKTVAEWTRDLKGKPVEAANELMVADGTDEAYEAFASLYPQTSLGRLARDWLVRHRRMVAWNNAVLINTASGYRSFLTRFPDSDLAATARKLEERLRNRPDFTPAVAAANAAVPQNIALAAPMCPCNVQPPQQPIKVNAPVKRIEPDPPKRVDRKPPRRVREPDDDVVVVRRPPPRVVYEQPPPPPPVSIGIGIGLGGFGGGRGGNYGDHGGRGRY from the coding sequence ATGTTCCGTCACGCGCTGCTCAAGCTGATGATTCCTGCGGCGGTTCTGCTTGGCGCCCATTCGGCCTCCGCCGAAAGTCGCCTCGCACTGGTGATCGGCCAATCCGCCTATCGCTCGGTGCCCGCGCTGCCCAATCCGGCCAATGACGCCAAGGCGGTCACGCAATTGCTGACCGATTCCGGCTTTGAGGTTTCGACCGCGGCCGATCTTTCGCAGAATCAAATGCGGGAGGTGGTCAGCGAATTCGCCGGCAAGGTGGCCGCGAAAGGCGCCGATACGGTCGCCCTGGTGTTTTACGCCGGCCATGGGCTGCAGATCGACGGCGAGAATTTTCTGGTCCCGGTCGATATCGATCCGAAGCGGGAAGCCGACATTCCGATCCAGGCGGTGCGCCTCAACGACATCCTGAACACGCTGACATCGGTGCCGAGCAGGATGCGCATCCTGATGCTCGATGCCTGCCGCAACAATCCGTTCCCCGATCTCAAGACCGCCGGCAGCGGCCTTGCGCTGGTCGATGCCAAGGTTGGTGCGCCCGGCACGTTCCTGTCGTTCTCGACCTCGCCCGGCGCGGTCGCGGAAGACGGCTCGGGCTCCAACAGCCCGTATACGACCGCGCTGCTGGTGGCGGGCAAGGAGCAGGGGATTCCGATCGAGGAGACCTTCAAGCGGGTGCGGCTTGCGGTGAACAAGGTCACCGATGGGCGGCAGACCCCGTGGGACAGCTCTTCGCTGACCGAGGATTTCCGCTTTTCTGGCGCGTCGGTCGCAGGATCCAAACCTGCCGCAGCTCCGAAGAAGACGGTTGCCGAGTGGACGCGCGATCTGAAGGGCAAGCCGGTCGAGGCGGCAAACGAGTTGATGGTGGCCGACGGCACCGACGAAGCCTATGAGGCCTTCGCCAGCCTCTACCCGCAAACGTCGCTCGGACGGCTGGCGCGGGACTGGCTGGTCCGGCACCGGCGCATGGTGGCGTGGAACAACGCCGTGCTGATCAACACCGCGTCCGGATATCGTTCGTTCCTGACGCGATTCCCCGACAGCGATCTGGCCGCGACCGCGCGCAAGCTGGAGGAGCGGCTGCGCAACCGGCCCGACTTCACCCCGGCCGTTGCGGCCGCCAACGCAGCCGTGCCGCAGAACATCGCGCTCGCCGCGCCGATGTGCCCCTGCAACGTCCAGCCACCGCAGCAGCCGATCAAGGTCAATGCACCGGTCAAACGCATCGAGCCCGATCCGCCGAAGCGGGTCGATCGCAAGCCGCCGCGGCGTGTGCGTGAGCCGGATGACGACGTTGTGGTCGTTCGCCGTCCGCCCCCGCGCGTGGTCTACGAGCAGCCGCCACCGCCGCCGCCGGTCAGCATCGGCATCGGGATCGGTCTCGGTGGATTCGGCGGCGGACGCGGCGGCAACTATGGCGACCACGGCGGCCGGGGTAGATACTGA
- a CDS encoding DUF6894 family protein, whose protein sequence is MPIFFFSVRHGEDACVCNDGAEFADHNAAWKEMTGVCGDMIADVSRKLPENTAWQMELLDESKKPVFRIRLVAETLQDPD, encoded by the coding sequence ATGCCGATCTTTTTCTTCAGCGTTCGACATGGCGAGGATGCATGCGTCTGCAATGACGGTGCGGAATTTGCCGATCACAACGCCGCGTGGAAGGAAATGACCGGGGTCTGCGGCGACATGATCGCGGACGTTTCCCGCAAGCTGCCCGAGAACACCGCGTGGCAGATGGAATTGCTGGATGAATCCAAAAAGCCGGTATTCCGGATTCGCCTGGTGGCCGAGACGCTGCAGGATCCTGACTAA